AGGGCTCCCTCCCCCCCACTGCTTCTCCCACGCCTCAGCGCTCCTGTAGAAGCCCTGCACAATGCTGGAGACAAAGCAGTTCCCCTTGGCTCTCTGCAAAAAGCAGGGTGGAATCCAGGAGGCTCCCACGGGAGACGCTGCGCATCAGCACGACACTGACTCTGCCTCCTCCTAAGGACACACCTGCAAACTTCAGGATGTCTCCTCCAAAATCCAGCACCACTGCagataaagagaaggaaaaacagagtta
This is a stretch of genomic DNA from Meleagris gallopavo isolate NT-WF06-2002-E0010 breed Aviagen turkey brand Nicholas breeding stock chromosome Z unlocalized genomic scaffold, Turkey_5.1 Chr41_random_7180001930176, whole genome shotgun sequence. It encodes these proteins:
- the LOC109364239 gene encoding adenylate cyclase type 10-like — encoded protein: MLEGVLLLADVSGFTALAEKCVQQNGPERGAEELAHALNTYMGDILEVVLDFGGDILKFAGVSLGGGRVSVVLMRSVSRGSLLDSTLLFAESQGELLCLQHCAGLLQER